In 'Nostoc azollae' 0708, the following are encoded in one genomic region:
- the pgmB gene encoding beta-phosphoglucomutase, with protein sequence MENKRDFIYTDWVLIENQFNPDELHTRETIFTIGNGYLGTRGSFEESYPRTLSATFIHGVYDDVPVVYTELANCPDWLPLVVMIDSERFRLDQGKILEYNRKLDLHQGILSRYLRWRSPTGKTIDISFERFASLAENHVLGQRCQLTTIDFHGFIEIQASINGYPENKGFNHWEKLDQGKIDKGFWLHSRTRYSRIDLGMAAKMTISGIETAMQVNTAPGYPSISTTFFSEPQQTVTIEKIATVFTSRDVEQPVSAAQEKLDQLPDYITLSNANEQAWAEVWDKSDITIEGDNTATFAVRYNLFQLIIAAPRDDDRVSIPAKTLSGFGYHGHIFWDTEIFILPFFTFTQPALARNLLSYRYHSLNGARRKATHYEYQGAMYAWESAVTGDEVTPRWSLPSDYYAEDVRIWCRDREIHISAVITYAVWYYWQVTGDDEWLRDYGAEIILDTAIFWNSRVEFNPQAERYEIRNVIGADEYHELVHNNAFTNRLVQWHLEKACIVDDWLRRHVPEKATELEKKLQLTDEIRNHWLEIINKIWIPYNPETGLIEQCEGFFQLDDINLADYEPRQKSIQSILGIEGTNKRQVLKQPDVLMLLYLMRKNAVFPYNLKTLQVNWDYYAPRTDITYGSSLGSAIHAILAADLGQTQEAYERFMQAAMVDLADRRGNTSDGIHGASAGGIWQAVVFGFGGIQFTDSQPVANPHLPPHWTRLKFKLYWHGKWQDFDLHQELGTGNGRRNPATAIRGMIFDLDGVLTDTAQYHYLAWQRLANEEGIPFNRQANEALRGISRRASLMLIIGDRRYSEVQIQEMMERKNDYYVELIQRITPKDLLPGAVSLLDDLRQARLKIAIGSASKNARVVIEKLGIGNKIDAIADGYSVQKPKPAPDLFLFAAQQLGLSPQQCVVFEDAAAGIDAALAASMWAVGIGPPVRVGTAHIVVPSLAGVTWENLQGKFRDIALQKLRN encoded by the coding sequence ATGGAAAACAAACGAGATTTTATCTACACAGATTGGGTATTAATAGAAAACCAATTTAATCCCGATGAATTACACACCAGAGAAACAATATTCACCATTGGTAACGGTTATTTAGGTACAAGAGGCAGCTTTGAAGAAAGCTATCCACGCACACTATCAGCTACATTTATTCACGGTGTTTATGATGATGTTCCCGTAGTCTATACCGAACTAGCTAACTGTCCAGACTGGCTACCATTGGTAGTAATGATTGATAGCGAGCGCTTTCGTCTAGATCAAGGTAAAATCTTAGAATACAATCGGAAATTAGACCTACATCAAGGGATTCTTAGCCGTTATCTGCGTTGGCGTAGTCCCACTGGAAAAACCATAGATATCAGCTTTGAACGCTTTGCAAGTTTAGCCGAAAATCATGTATTAGGACAACGTTGCCAGTTAACAACAATAGATTTTCATGGATTTATCGAAATCCAAGCGAGTATCAACGGCTACCCCGAAAACAAAGGTTTCAATCACTGGGAAAAACTAGACCAAGGGAAAATTGACAAAGGCTTCTGGTTACACAGTCGCACCCGCTACTCCCGAATTGATCTCGGTATGGCTGCAAAAATGACCATATCAGGAATAGAAACGGCAATGCAAGTCAATACTGCACCTGGCTATCCTAGCATCAGTACAACTTTCTTTTCTGAACCACAGCAGACGGTAACCATAGAGAAAATTGCCACCGTTTTTACTTCACGGGATGTTGAACAACCAGTCTCCGCCGCACAGGAAAAACTCGACCAACTACCTGATTATATCACCCTAAGTAATGCTAATGAACAAGCATGGGCAGAGGTTTGGGACAAAAGCGACATTACAATTGAGGGAGATAATACAGCCACATTTGCTGTTAGGTATAATTTATTTCAACTAATTATCGCCGCTCCCCGTGATGATGACAGGGTGAGTATTCCTGCAAAAACCTTGTCTGGTTTTGGGTATCACGGTCATATTTTTTGGGATACAGAAATTTTTATTCTGCCATTCTTTACTTTTACTCAACCAGCATTAGCGCGGAATTTACTGAGTTACCGCTATCATAGTTTAAATGGAGCGCGACGGAAAGCAACACATTATGAATATCAGGGTGCGATGTATGCTTGGGAAAGTGCGGTGACAGGTGATGAAGTAACACCGAGATGGTCGCTACCTAGTGATTACTATGCTGAGGATGTGCGGATTTGGTGTCGCGATCGCGAAATTCATATTAGCGCAGTTATAACTTATGCTGTATGGTACTATTGGCAAGTCACTGGTGACGATGAATGGCTCAGAGATTATGGCGCAGAGATAATTCTAGATACCGCAATTTTTTGGAATAGCCGTGTTGAGTTTAATCCCCAAGCCGAACGTTATGAAATTCGTAACGTCATAGGTGCAGATGAATATCACGAGTTAGTACATAACAATGCATTCACTAACCGCCTGGTGCAATGGCATTTAGAAAAAGCTTGTATAGTTGATGATTGGTTACGTCGTCATGTCCCAGAAAAAGCTACAGAACTAGAGAAAAAATTGCAACTTACTGACGAAATCAGAAACCATTGGCTAGAAATTATCAACAAAATCTGGATTCCGTACAACCCAGAAACAGGATTAATTGAGCAATGTGAGGGATTTTTTCAATTAGATGATATTAATTTAGCAGATTACGAACCACGCCAAAAGTCAATTCAAAGCATTTTAGGTATTGAAGGCACCAACAAACGCCAAGTCCTTAAGCAGCCAGATGTATTAATGTTGCTTTATTTAATGCGTAAGAATGCTGTTTTTCCCTACAACCTAAAAACATTGCAGGTCAATTGGGACTACTATGCACCCCGCACAGATATTACCTATGGTTCTTCCCTCGGTTCAGCTATTCACGCGATTTTAGCCGCAGATTTAGGCCAAACCCAGGAAGCTTACGAACGCTTCATGCAAGCGGCTATGGTCGACTTGGCAGATAGACGAGGCAATACTAGTGATGGGATTCACGGCGCTAGTGCTGGGGGAATTTGGCAAGCTGTAGTTTTCGGTTTTGGAGGTATTCAATTTACAGATAGTCAACCCGTAGCTAATCCCCACCTACCGCCACACTGGACAAGGCTGAAGTTTAAATTATACTGGCATGGTAAATGGCAAGATTTTGATTTACACCAAGAATTGGGGACTGGGAACGGGAGGAGAAATCCGGCCACTGCAATTCGGGGGATGATTTTTGATTTAGATGGTGTGTTAACCGATACAGCACAATATCATTACTTAGCTTGGCAGAGATTAGCAAATGAGGAAGGTATTCCTTTTAACCGTCAAGCTAATGAGGCATTGCGGGGAATTTCTCGCCGTGCTTCGCTGATGCTAATTATTGGTGATAGGCGATATTCGGAAGTGCAAATTCAGGAGATGATGGAACGTAAAAATGACTATTATGTGGAGTTGATTCAACGTATCACACCCAAGGATTTATTACCGGGTGCTGTTTCCTTGTTGGACGATTTGCGTCAAGCTCGCTTGAAGATAGCTATTGGTTCAGCGAGTAAAAATGCGCGTGTGGTGATTGAGAAGTTGGGAATTGGTAATAAAATAGACGCGATCGCAGATGGTTATAGTGTCCAAAAACCCAAACCCGCACCAGATTTATTTCTGTTTGCAGCCCAGCAGTTAGGACTTTCACCACAGCAATGTGTAGTTTTTGAAGATGCAGCCGCAGGTATTGATGCAGCTTTAGCCGCAAGTATGTGGGCGGTAGGTATAGGACCACCGGTAAGAGTGGGAACTGCTCACATTGTTGTACCCAGTTTAGCAGGTGTGACTTGGGAAAATTTGCAAGGAAAATTTAGAGATATTGCTTTACAAAAACTAAGGAACTAA
- a CDS encoding sucrose synthase yields the protein MYELFQAVLTSDEKTALRQFLLILHDFDKCYFLRNEILQAFTNYCHQSEKPTYFYHSSSLGTLIHYTHEIIIEDENTWFVVRPRIASQEVWRLTADFTHFDLMTPKAFLDVSDRLVNRYQPHILEIDLHPFYQTSPRISDPREIGQGLTFLNHYLCNQFVSDPQYWLETFFQALQGIQFNGMKVLISDRIHSGIQFAKLIKPAITLLSELPPDEPYAQFRSHLQELGLEAGWGNNAGRVRETLELLQRLIDTPQTYILEAFVARIPAVFRVVLISIHGWVAQEDVLGRDETLGQVIYVLEQARSLENKLQQEIKLAGLDFLGIKPHVIILTRLIPNCESTFCDLRLEKVHNTENAWILRVPFRDFNPEIINNWISKFEIWPYLEKFAQDAERELLTEFSGKPDLIVGNYSDGNLVASLLSSSLKIPQCNIAHSLEKPKHLFSNLYWQDLDEKYHFSAQFTADLISMNAADFIVASSYQEIVGTPDTMGQYESYKCFTMPQLYHVVDGIDLFNPKFNMIPPGVSETLFFPYSQTEDRNPQESQKIKDLLFQQQDDHILGNIDDIHKRPIFAVAPVTSIKNLTGLVECFGKSQELQTRCNLILLTSNLSVNEATYPEEAGEIDKLHNLIKEHHLQGKIRWLGMRLPSQKIGEAYRIIADYQGIYIHFALYEAFGRSILEAMISGLPTFATKFGGSSEILEDLQTGFHLNPTNLERTAKTILNFLDKCDANPEYWQETSQWMIQRIRHKYNWESYTEQLLLIAKIFSFWNFIVPEANDARDRYMEILFHLIYKPRAEQIIGQHQQRYAHIYK from the coding sequence ATGTATGAATTATTTCAGGCTGTTTTAACCAGTGATGAAAAAACTGCACTACGTCAGTTTCTGTTGATATTGCATGATTTTGATAAATGTTACTTTTTGAGGAATGAAATTTTACAAGCTTTTACTAATTATTGTCATCAATCTGAAAAACCTACTTATTTTTACCATTCTTCATCCCTAGGTACGCTTATTCATTACACTCATGAAATTATTATCGAAGATGAAAATACTTGGTTTGTCGTCAGACCAAGGATAGCTAGTCAAGAAGTGTGGAGACTAACTGCAGATTTCACCCATTTCGATTTAATGACTCCTAAAGCATTTTTAGATGTGAGTGATCGCTTAGTCAACCGTTACCAACCCCACATCCTAGAAATTGACCTCCACCCATTTTACCAAACATCTCCGAGAATTAGCGATCCCAGAGAGATTGGTCAAGGTCTGACTTTCCTGAACCATTATCTATGCAATCAATTTGTCTCCGATCCTCAATATTGGCTAGAAACCTTTTTTCAGGCATTACAAGGGATACAATTCAATGGCATGAAGGTGTTAATTAGCGATCGCATTCATTCCGGTATCCAGTTTGCTAAACTAATTAAACCAGCGATCACCTTATTAAGCGAACTTCCCCCTGACGAACCCTATGCACAATTTCGTTCTCATCTCCAAGAACTCGGTTTAGAAGCTGGTTGGGGTAACAACGCTGGGCGAGTCAGGGAAACCTTAGAACTACTACAAAGACTCATTGACACCCCCCAAACCTACATTCTCGAAGCTTTTGTCGCACGTATTCCCGCAGTTTTTCGCGTCGTCCTCATTTCCATACATGGTTGGGTAGCACAAGAAGACGTTCTAGGACGAGATGAAACATTAGGTCAAGTTATTTATGTCCTGGAACAAGCACGCAGTTTAGAAAACAAACTCCAACAGGAAATAAAACTTGCTGGTCTTGACTTCTTAGGTATCAAACCTCATGTAATTATTTTGACTCGCCTGATTCCCAATTGTGAGAGTACATTTTGTGACTTGCGTTTAGAAAAAGTTCACAATACAGAAAATGCTTGGATTTTACGAGTTCCATTTAGAGATTTTAATCCAGAAATTATTAATAACTGGATTTCTAAATTTGAAATTTGGCCTTATTTAGAAAAATTTGCCCAAGATGCAGAAAGAGAACTGCTAACAGAATTTTCAGGTAAACCAGATTTAATTGTTGGTAACTACAGCGATGGTAACTTAGTCGCCTCTCTACTCTCCAGTAGCTTAAAAATTCCTCAATGCAATATTGCCCATTCCCTAGAAAAACCAAAACATTTATTTAGTAACTTATATTGGCAAGACCTAGACGAAAAATATCATTTCTCAGCCCAATTCACTGCCGATTTAATTAGCATGAATGCTGCCGATTTTATTGTTGCTTCATCCTATCAAGAAATTGTCGGTACACCAGACACGATGGGACAATATGAATCTTACAAATGTTTTACCATGCCCCAACTCTATCATGTAGTTGATGGAATTGATTTATTTAATCCTAAATTTAATATGATTCCCCCTGGAGTCAGTGAAACCTTATTTTTCCCCTACAGCCAAACAGAAGATAGAAATCCACAAGAAAGCCAAAAAATTAAAGATTTATTGTTTCAACAGCAAGATGATCATATTCTCGGTAACATAGACGATATTCACAAAAGACCAATTTTTGCAGTTGCACCAGTTACCTCAATTAAAAACCTCACTGGTTTAGTTGAATGTTTTGGTAAAAGTCAAGAATTACAAACTCGATGTAACCTGATTTTATTAACTAGTAATTTATCTGTAAATGAAGCGACATACCCAGAAGAAGCTGGAGAAATAGACAAACTGCACAATCTTATTAAGGAACATCATCTGCAAGGAAAAATCCGGTGGTTAGGAATGCGTCTACCAAGCCAAAAAATTGGTGAAGCTTATCGTATTATTGCTGATTATCAAGGTATTTATATTCACTTTGCCCTTTATGAAGCCTTCGGACGTAGTATATTAGAAGCAATGATTTCTGGCTTACCAACCTTTGCAACTAAATTTGGCGGGTCATCAGAAATTCTCGAAGATTTGCAAACTGGATTTCATCTCAACCCTACAAATTTAGAAAGAACAGCTAAGACAATTCTTAACTTCTTAGATAAATGTGATGCTAACCCAGAATATTGGCAAGAAACTTCCCAATGGATGATTCAAAGAATTCGCCATAAATACAACTGGGAATCATACACAGAACAATTACTATTAATAGCTAAAATCTTTAGCTTCTGGAACTTTATTGTTCCAGAAGCTAACGACGCAAGAGATAGATATATGGAGATATTATTTCATCTTATTTACAAACCCAGAGCCGAACAAATTATCGGACAACATCAACAACGATACGCTCACATTTACAAATAA
- a CDS encoding HetP family heterocyst commitment protein — MNYRISPSQTNVQNLITPEELNQVLEAVADGRYSWACVLILRFIGYNPLHYIPQRTYSRLMKENSQIEIASASTNKPKLHPVNSSHCVPSSQIYSTN; from the coding sequence ATGAACTACCGAATTTCTCCTTCTCAAACTAACGTTCAGAATCTTATTACTCCTGAAGAATTAAATCAAGTCCTTGAAGCTGTCGCTGATGGTAGATATTCCTGGGCTTGTGTGCTGATTTTACGTTTTATTGGTTATAATCCACTGCATTATATTCCCCAGCGCACTTATAGCCGTTTAATGAAAGAAAATAGCCAAATTGAGATAGCATCAGCATCTACCAATAAACCGAAACTTCACCCAGTGAATAGTTCTCATTGTGTGCCTTCATCTCAAATTTACAGTACCAATTAG